A genomic window from Brassica oleracea var. oleracea cultivar TO1000 chromosome C8, BOL, whole genome shotgun sequence includes:
- the LOC106307682 gene encoding uncharacterized protein LOC106307682, giving the protein MAASVLSSIIFFLLFIMPSLFVDAHMEHRKLSGTKETMTMRRNLEGSGHANSKIATPGSTSRHSGQKNIQHKPSKTRPDQLQSRISYGALKRSQVPCTSRYRCDSSSTAQPPSSSNNIRS; this is encoded by the exons ATGGCGGCTTCTGTACTCTCGTCCATCATTTTCTTCCTTCTTTTTATCATGCCTTCACTTTTTGTTGATGCTCATATGGAACACCGTAAATTAA GTGGAACAAAAGAGACGATGACCATGAGGAGGAACTTGGAAGGAAGTGGGCACGCCAATTCTAAAATTGCAACTCCGGGGAGCACGTCACGGCACTCCGGACAGAAAAACATTCAACATAAACCGTCCAAAACTCGTCCTGATCAGTTGCAGTCACGCATAAGTTACGGAG CCCTTAAAAGATCACAAGTACCATGCACCTCCCGCTACCGATGTGACAGTTCAAGTACAGCTCAGCCTCCAAGCTCTTCCAACAATATTCGTTCCTAA